The sequence below is a genomic window from Pseudomonadota bacterium.
AGAGAAGCTCGAGGCGCGCCGTGCGGGCCTGTCAGAGATCCTCTCCGAGCTCATGGGCCAGCCCGTTCAGCTCACGTTGCGCCGAACAACCCGAACACCCGCTGCCACACGCAGCACGCAACCCGACGACTCCGCACACGCGAGCTTCGTGGACGAGGCGGGAGATCTCTTCAAAGGAACCGTCATCGAATGACTTCCCGAACCGCCAGAAGCCGACAGATCCTGCTCGTCGACGACGATGAGCACATCCTCCGATCGCTCATGATGTATCTGCAGGCCGAAGGATTCGAGGTCGTCGTGGCCCTCGACGGCAAGGAGGCCCTGCAGGCCGTTGAGGTCGCGCGTCCGGACCTGGTCGTTCTCGACGTAATGATGCCGGAGCTCGACGGCTTCGGTGTTCTCGAGAAGCTGAAGGCCACTGCCGCCACACGGGCGATTCCCGTCATCATGCTCACGGCCAAAGGGCAGGATCAAGATGTGATGCGTGGATTCAACCTGGGAGCGCAGGCCTACATGAGCAAACCCGTGAACTACGCAGAGCTCGTCGACAACATGCTCATCATCTTCGAAGACGAAGAGATGGCCATAACTGGTCACAACTAGGAGAACCGAAATGCAGAAACAGATTCTCAAGCAGATGCAGAAGAAGCTCCAGGACTCCCTCCAGAAGGTGCAGGAAGAGCTCGAGGCCCAGGTCGTCGAGGGAACTGCCGGTGGTGGCTCGGTTCGCGTGAAGGTGAACGGGCAGCGTGAGGTTCTGGGCATCCAGCTCGACAGATCGGTGGTCGACCCGGAGAACGTCGAGCTTCTCGAAGACCTCGTGCTCACCGCGATCAAGGACGGCCTCGACAAGGCCGGCGCCCTTGCGAACCAGAAGATGGGGGCCGTGACCGGCGGTCTGAACATCCCCGGGCTGCCCAACCTGTTCTGATCGACGGCCGCCCTTGTCTGCGGAGTTCGCGCCCCCCATCGCCCGTCTCATCGACGAGCTGATGAAGCTTCCCACCATCGGGCCCAAGAGTGCCGCGCGGCTTGCCTTCCACATCGTGGGCGCGAGCGCGGAAGACGCGCGTCGCCTCTCGCAGGCCATCGTTGAGGTGAAGGAGCGGATCCGGCCGTGCCGGCGATGCCACAACCTGGCCGAGAACGAACTGTGCCCCGTGTGCGCCGACCCGCTGCGCGATGGGAGCGTCGTGTGCGTGGTGGCCGATCCACGTGATGTGGTCGCCATCGAGCGGGCCCGCGAGTACCGCGGAACCTACCACGTGCTCGGAGGGCTCATCTCGCCCATGGACGGGGTCGGTCCCGATCAGCTCCACGTCTCCTCGCTCCTCGAGCGGCTGCGTGAGGGTGAGGTTCGTGAGATCATTCTCGCCATGGACGCGAACGTGAGCGGCGAGACCACCTCGCTCTATCTGGTTCGGGTGCTACGCCCCCAGGGAGTGCGCGTCACCCGTCTGGCCTACGGACTCCCCCACGGGATGAATCTGGAGTTCGCAGACGAGGTGACCCTGGCGCGCTCGCTCCAGGGCCGGCGCGAAGCAGACTGATCAAGTCTGCGGACGCGGCGGAACCGCTCCCGGTGCAGCCATCGCCGCCAGATGGCTGCGCACCTCCTGCCCAATCCATGCGGCAACCCCCGCGTCGCCTGCCCTGATCTCGATCATCGCCGTCTCTCCCACGAGCTTCACGACGGCACCACGAACCGTGTGCGCCACCTGTACTTCC
It includes:
- a CDS encoding DNA-binding response regulator, with the protein product MTSRTARSRQILLVDDDEHILRSLMMYLQAEGFEVVVALDGKEALQAVEVARPDLVVLDVMMPELDGFGVLEKLKATAATRAIPVIMLTAKGQDQDVMRGFNLGAQAYMSKPVNYAELVDNMLIIFEDEEMAITGHN
- the recR gene encoding recombination protein RecR, translated to MKLPTIGPKSAARLAFHIVGASAEDARRLSQAIVEVKERIRPCRRCHNLAENELCPVCADPLRDGSVVCVVADPRDVVAIERAREYRGTYHVLGGLISPMDGVGPDQLHVSSLLERLREGEVREIILAMDANVSGETTSLYLVRVLRPQGVRVTRLAYGLPHGMNLEFADEVTLARSLQGRREAD
- a CDS encoding YbaB/EbfC family nucleoid-associated protein; its protein translation is MQKQILKQMQKKLQDSLQKVQEELEAQVVEGTAGGGSVRVKVNGQREVLGIQLDRSVVDPENVELLEDLVLTAIKDGLDKAGALANQKMGAVTGGLNIPGLPNLF